From Oncorhynchus mykiss isolate Arlee chromosome 6, USDA_OmykA_1.1, whole genome shotgun sequence, the proteins below share one genomic window:
- the gig2p gene encoding grass carp reovirus (GCRV)-induced gene 2p — translation MSVTFFGWDVVYDDKSLVLELGAEQEPQKGDSYTMYHGTNVQTARLIITNGFHQSPDGMLGPGVYVSRNQQKAERYPLKSPPSNRVVLQLRVNAGRVKRIDKDNHPMQKSWNAAGYDTAWVPPNCGMQSVPSGLEEDCVFDPQRVVVTSIAKAPNPTILAELKQLVSQKRAGIGRGGDMQVAVAGGVCTLCKRKTTSDHTHTLLPCWGCGQNICTQMTKHTCSASA, via the coding sequence ATGTCGGTGACGTTCTTTGGCTGGGACGTGGTGTACGATGACAAATCCCTGGTGTTGGAACTGGGGGCAGAGCAGGAGCCTCAAAAGGGGGATTCTTACACTATGTACCATGGCACCAATGTCCAGACTGCTCGGCTCATCATCACCAATGGCTTCCACCAGTCCCCTGATGGCATGTTGGGCCCCGGTGTGTACGTGAGCCGCAACCAGCAGAAGGCAGAGCGCTACCCGCTAAAATCCCCCCCCTCCAACCGTGTGGTGCTGCAGCTGCGTGTTAACGCTGGTCGCGTGAAACGCATCGACAAAGACAACCACCCTATGCAAAAGAGCTGGAACGCAGCAGGGTACGACACCGCATGGGTTCCCCCCAACTGTGGCATGCAATCCGTGCCCAGCGGCCTGGAGGAGGACTGTGTGTTTGACCCCCAGCGTGTCGTGGTCACTAGCATCGCCAAGGCGCCCAACCCCACCATCCTGGCTGAGCTAAAGCAGTTGGTTTCACAGAAGCGGGCTGGGATTGGAAGGGGTGGAGACATGCAGGTTGCGGTGGCTGGGGGTGTGTGTACCCTGTGCAAGAGGAAAACCACATCAGATCACACACATACGCTGCTCCCGTGCTGGGGTTGCGGACAGAACATCTGCACCcaaatgaccaaacacacctgcTCTGCCAGTGCCTGA